AGAGTGAGCATTGCGTCAGGATGTGTCATCCCTTTGGTTTTAGCGCGTTGCTGGTATTTACCTGCAATGGTGCTAAGTTTGTGCTTTTGGCCAAATGGAAATCCGGCTGTACGAAGTTCTTCGCCTTTTTCAGGGTTTGAAGAGAGGGGGATGATGCTGGTGCTTGGCACACGCTCTCTGAGTTTAAGGATAGCGAAGTCAGCCTCAAGAGGTTCTGCTTGATAAATGACATCTGCACGAATGGATTTTTGTAATGTTGGAATCCAGACCCATGGGATCTCAACATCTTCAATCACGTGTCTATTGGTGAGAACAGTTGTGCCACCATACAGAACGCCACTGCCTTTACCACGGCTGTATTTTTCAATAAGAACCATGCGCTCTTTAAGGGCGTTATCGCTTACACACTCTGAGGCCCAAAGGCTAGAGCTAAAGAGGGGTATTGAAAGGAGCATTAAATATTTCATGGCTATGTCTTATGTAAGTACACCAAAGGCCTTAAGGGCAAGGTGCAGGGCAAGAAGCGTTAAAACAAACTTCATGATGCTGTAGAAACGCTCATTTGAAAGTTTTTCTAAAACAAGGTGTCTACCGCACCATGTGCCAGCAAAACCAATAAGTGACATGAGAACTATAAATGGAATGTACGGTGTCAGGATTACGCCAGCAGCCATGAAGCCAATAATTTTGGTGATGTGGTTCATCATCATGCCAAAGGCGGCAGTAGCTGTGTAATTACGCCTGTCCCACCTGAAGGTTCTAAGGATGACATTGATGAAGAAGCCGCTGGCACCAATAAACATACCTGTAAAGCCACTGGCAAAGCCTGCGCTTGGTAACAGTTTATGCCCCAGCCTCTCTGAAACGGGAGGAATGGGAATCCAGAGAATAATGATAATGAACAGAACAAGGATCATAGAAAGAAGCTTTTCAGGAATCTCTAAAATGAAAGCTGCTGGAAGGAGAGCCCCTGCTAGAGAACCCATCCCAAAAAGAAGGGCAGGTTTAAACTTAATGCGAGACCTAAGTAGGTAGCAGCGGCCTGTATTGGAAGCCAGTTGTACAAAGGCATGTACAGGAACGGCCAGCGTGATTGGCATAAAGTATGGGAACACCAGCATTAGAAGAATGCCTCCACCAAAGCCAAAACTAGCTGAGGTGAAAGATCCTATAAAGCTGGCAAAGGCCATAAGTGTTAGCTCTAAGCCTGAAAACTGAAAGATTGCTTCCACAGATTATTGAACCGTTGGCATAAGGAGCATGCCATTTTGCAGCGGCGGACCACTCAGGTGTTTAATGATGGCGCGGCTTGTGCCGTTACCGTTTCTCTCAAAAATAACAATTTCTGCTGCTGTTTGTGGAGCTTTGGCAGAAAGAAATACTGTGCGTTCTTGTACGCCAGATTGTTCACCAATATTGAGGATCGCGTGGTCTTTATCAATGATACCAACAACATGTGCTTGCCATTGAACTTGTTCAAGGGCTGGGAGAGCGTCAGTCAGAAGCATTGAGCTGATATCCTGCCAAGTCTCCTGAGGGATTTGTGGGCGTGCTGCTAGGGTTGGTGAAATCACAGAAATAGGTTCTGTGATATAGCGAATTTCACCCGTGTGAAAGACGTTACCGCTATAGGTGCTCAAGGCGTAAGGCACGCGAACCTCAAACGCGTTTGTTTTTGCTGCAAGCCTGCCGAAAGAAGGAACAGGGCCTTTTGCGAGTGTATCTTTTTGTATGTTTGGCATCGCAGAAATGAGGATTTGGCCTAAGTCGCGTTTATGAATGCCTTCTACAAAAGGGTCACGCTTAAGCTCAACCTGTAAAGCATCTGCAAGCTCTGGCATTGGTGAGCTTGGCTGTACTGAAAATCTATAAAGGGGTGTGGGCTGGGTAGGCGTTGTTGCCTGCTCTACCACTGGAGCTTCACTTGCTGCTGTACAACCCAAAAGCAACAAAGCCGCACAGAGGTGTACGGCTTGCCCAGATAGGTTGAATGATTTACTCAACAAGCGTGATGTCTGCTTTTTGACGTAGCTCATTTAGGTAACCTTCAATTGTAACTTGAGTCACACGCTGCTTAAGAATCGGCTTTAGCTCATCAAAAGTAGGTGCTTCAGGCGCTTTTGTATCTTCTAGCATAACAACGTGCCAGCCAAACTGTGTTTGGATAGGTGTTTTGCCAAATTCGCCTTTTGTCATGTCTTTTACTGCGTTTGAAAACTCAGGAACCATGTCTGCTGGGCGGAACCAGCCAAGGTCACCACCGCGGTCTTTTGTTGGGCCTGTAGAGTTTTCTTTTGCAAGCTTAGCAAAGTCTGCACCGCCTTCCAATTTCTTGATAAGAGATTTTGCTTCATCTTCTGTCTTTACAAGAATGTGGCGTGCTTTAAGTTGAGGCTGTGCGTACTTTTCTTTTTCAAGGTCGTATAGAGCCATGAGAGCGTCGTCGTTTGCAGCTTGGTCAACTTTCTTTTGTAGAACCATGCGTGTCAGAAGTTGTTTGCGAACTTCGTCCATTTGCTCTTTGAAAGATGCATCAGCTTCGATGCCTTCTTTTTTAGCGGCTTGGATAAGAAGAGACTGTTCAACAAGGTTGTTTAGAACGCGTGCTTTAAGTTCTTCGCCTTGCTGTTCAATAAGCTCTGCAGGAACGCCTTGAAGTTGAGCGTCAACTTCTTCTTGTGTAATTTTATCGCTGTTGACACGCGCAATCACCGTGCCTGATTCACCACCACATGCACTGAGTGATAGTGCGAGGAAAGTCGTTGCAAATAATGCTGATTTAAAGTTCATAGGAATGCACCTGTCTTTATTATTTTTAATGTGTGGAATAGGGTGCCTTTATTGTGACAAAAACGCAAGGGGTAATTCGGAAATCCGCATCAAAAAAAAGCATAAAGTTTGGAAGGTATATATAATTAGGCATATACTGTGCATAAGTTCTGTGGTACAAGATGCGTGTGAAAACACAGAATATATGATGTTTATTTAAGAGTTGGGTTAGACCATTAATAAACTAAAAACCATTTGGAATCATAAGCTTTACCTCAATATTGCACTTGGGGAAACTTCGTCTATGCGGGCTCTGACTTTCCGTACGATTTACTGTTTCCTATTCCTAATTGTAGGAAGTACGCTTGGTGTTCTAGGGCTTGCACGTGATGATGGCCGCGGTTTTAGTCTGCCAATGGTTTCTGCAAACCCTGAAACTCTAAAAGAAGAGCTAGCACGCCTAAAGCGTGAAAACGCTATGGCTGATGAGCAGCTGAAAGTTTTCGCTGAAGAAATTGGTGTGATGCAATCTAAGGTAGACCGCTATGACATGATTGGTGAAAAGCTGTTTAACGATGAAGAAATCGGTGACATGCTTGAAGATCATGTTCATGAAATTGAAGGTCAGGGTAGCGCTGAAAAGCCTGAAATAGATAAAAACGTTTCTCTACAAGAGCTCACAGAGCAGTTTGCTCAACTTAAGCATCGCACAGAAGATTTAGATGGCGTTATGAACGACGCACTTGAACTTGTGAATAAGTCATATCTAAACCGCGCATCCAAGCCAAATGTATGGCCTGTCATTAGTGATCGTACACGTCTCACATCTGCTTATGGCTACCGTAGTGACCCGTTCAGCGGTAAAAAGAAGTGGCACTCTGGTGTTGATATTGGTGGCGGTTGGAATGTTCCAGTTGTTGCTAGTGGTGAAGGAATTGTAACGTTTGCAGGTTACCGTTTTGCGTACGGCCAAATGGTTGAAGTGATGCACCCTGGTGGGTTCGTGACGCGTTATGGTCACCTCAACAAAACAGTGGCTAAAAACGGTCAAAAGGTAAAAGCTGGTGATACAGTAGGTCTTATGGGAAGCTCTGGGCGTTCAACAGGCCCACACTTGCACTTTGAGGTGCTTGTGGGTGGTGTAAAAGTAAATCCTTATGCCTTTATTAAGGACGATCGTATTCGCATGCGTCGTTACGCAGCAAACCTAAAAGCAATGAAGTCATCTTCTAAAATTGCTTCTGCAGACGTTCTGCAAAATTGATTCATTTCATCTTTTTCTAAAAATGGCCTGACGACAGCCTCATGTCGTGTTACAACATTCAAACTTAAAAGAATAAGAAGCTCTCCTAGGGGGAGAGAACAGGGGAAATAATGAGTTTTTCTAAAGTCTTGGGACTACATAAAATTTTCGGTACACGTAACGATCGTTACATTAAAAGCCTGATGCCAACAGTAGAGCGCATTAACGCGCTTGAAGAAGAAATGATGGGGCTTAATGATGAGTCATTGAAAGCCAAAACAACGGAGTTTAAAGAGCGCCTTGAAAAAGGTGAGGTGCTAGATAGCCTTCTACCTGAAGCGTTTGCCGTTGTGCGTGAAGCTGCAAAGCGTGCGCTTGGTTTGCGTGCATTTGATGTACAGTTGATGGGTGGTATGATTCTTCATCGCGGTAACATTAGTGAGATGAAGACAGGTGAAGGTAAAACACTTGTAGCAACATTCCCTGCGTACCTGAACGCACTGACTGGCCAAAGTGTTCACGTTGTGACGGTAAACGACTACCTTGCTAAACGTGATAGTGAGTGGATGGCTCAGGTCTTTAACTTCCTAGGCATGACAGTGTCTGCTCTTACAAACGACCTTCCTCAAGATAAGCGTAAAGACGCTTACGCATGTGACATTGTGTACGCGACAAACAACGAACTTGGTTTTGATTACCTGCGTGACAACATGAGCTTTACAGCTGAGCAGCAAGTTCAGCGTGATCTTGGTTTTGCTATTGTCGATGAGGTAGACAGTATCCTGATTGATGAAGCGCGTACGCCTCTTATTATTAGTGGTCCAACAGATGATAAAACAGGCCTGTACATGGTCATGAACAGCCTAGTTCCGAACCTAAAAGCTGGTGACCATTATGAAGTTGATGAAAAGAGCAAGTCTGTAGCACTAAGTGATGCTGGTATTGACGCAGCTGAAGAGATTCTGAAAGAGCAAGGTCTCATGGAAAAAGAGGACAACCTCTACGACATGCAGCACGTGATGCTTGTTCATCATTTGACTCAATCTCTGAAAGCGCATGCTACACTGCGTCGTGATGTAGATTACATTATCCACCAAGATCAGGTTGTTCTGATTGATGAGTTTACAGGTCGTATGACACCGGGTCGCCGTCTTTCTGAAGGTTTGCACCAAGCGCTTGAAGCGAAAGAAGGTGTGCAGATCCAGAATGAAAACCAGACAATGGCATCTATTACGTTCCAGAACTACTTCCGCCTATACGGTAAAATTGGTGGTATGACAGGTACAGCCGAAACTGAAGCTGAAGAATTTGAAAGCATTTACGGTATGGGTGTGATTGTTGTTCCAACAAACATCACAGTCTCTCGCAAAGATGAAGCAGATATTATTTACCGTACAGCTGAAGCAAAAATTAAAGCGGCAGTGAATGACATTAAAGCGTGTGCTGAGAAAGGCCAGCCTGTTCTTGTTGGAACAAGCTCTATTGAGAAGAGTGAAATCCTTTCTGAGTTTCTTAAAAAAGAACGCGTACAGCACGAAGTTCTCAACGCACGTCACCATGAACGTGAAGCTGAAATTATTGCACAGGCAGGTCGCCTTGGTGCAGTAACGATTGCAACAAACATGGCCGGTCGTGGTACAGATATTAAGCTAGGTGGTAACCTAGATCTTCTTCTTGAAGGTGTTGAGGGTGATGCTGAACGCAAGAAGGTTGAAGAGAAATACGAGCAGGAAAAAGCAAAGGTTATTGAACTCGGTGGTCTGCGCGTGATTGGTACAGAACGTAATGAATCTCGTCGTATTGATAACCAGCTCCGTGGTCGTTCTGGTCGTCAGGGTGATGCAGGTTCAAGTGTGTTCTACATCTCTCTTCAAGATGATCTGATGCGTATCTTCTCTAAGAACCTAGATGGCATGATGGCGCGTCTAGATATGCCAGAAGATGAAGCGATTCAAAGCCGCCTTGTAAGTGCTGCAATTGAAACGGCGCAGCGTAAAATTGAAGGTCGTAACTTTGAAGTTCGTAAGAGCCTTCTTAAGTTTGATAACGTTCTTAACGATCAGCGTAAGACAGTTTATGAGCACCGTAATGACATTATCCGTGATGAAGATTTGAGTGATGTGATTGAGGCTTACCGCCTTGAGGCACACCAAATGACGCACGCAAATACATTTGTTGGTAACTATGCTGAACAGTGGAATGTGGAATCTTACAAGGATGCTCTGCTTCGTTACTTTGATGTGAAGCCTGACGTAGATAAGATGGTTGAAGGTGGCAAGTCACCAGAAGCAATCTTTGAAGATGTTCAAAAGCATATTGAAGAAGTATGGAAGCAGAAGAACGAACGTCTTGGTGCTGAGGTTATGCGTAAGATGGAGAAGGGTATTCTTCTACAAGCGCTAGATATGCAGTGGAAAGATCACCTGCAACGCTTAGATTACTTGAAGCAAGGTATTCACCTGCGTGGCTATGGCCAGAAAGATCCACTAAACGAATTCAAGAAAGAAGCATTTGGTATGTTTAGTGATCTGCTTGATCGTGTACGTGATGAGACTGTCATGATCACATCTCGCGTAGATATTCGTCAGGAAGATCAGGCTGAGTTTCTAGAGCAAGATATGGCTGAAGCTGTTGTATCAGATGACTCACACGTGGACTTCTCTAAGATGGATATTCCTCGTAATGCACCTTGCCCATGTGGTAGTGGTAAAAAATTCAAGCATTGCCATGGAGCCGTTGAAGCAAAGTCTTCAGAAGTCGCTTAAAACACTACTAAACCTTACTGCAAATGGTTTCATATATGCAGTGCTCAGCCTTATGTATGTTTTATACACTGCGGCTTGCGCGCTTCTTATGAAACCATTTTCGTTTTCGGTTTAGCGTGTTTTATATGCCCTGCTTTGTGGGCTAGGTTTTTCATATGAGTCATGCTATAGTTTGTGCCTAATAATTCAGTTTTGAGGAGAGAGAAGTCAAAAATGACTGTTCGTGTAAGATTTGCCCCGAGCCCAACCGGGAAACTTCATGTTGGTAATATTCGTACTGCGCTGATGAATGCGCTCTATGCAAAACGCCATGGTGGCGCTTTTGTTCTACGTTTTGAAGATACAGATTTTGAGCGTGAAGTACGCGGTGCAGAAGACCAGATGCTAGATGATATGGCATGGCTAGGTATGTCACCTGATGAAGGCCCGCACAAGGATGGTGGCTTTGGTCCTTACCACACAATGGAGCGCGCTAAGCGTGGTGATTACGAAAAAGCGTTACAGAAGCTTTTTGCAGATGGTCGTGCGTATGAGTGTTTTGTGAGTAAAGATGAGCTTGATCTTATGCGTAAGATTCAAACGAGTCAGGGTAAGCCCCCTCATTACGATAACCGTCACCGTGACCTCTCTGAAGAAGAGAAAGAAGCTTTCCGTGCTGAAGGCCGTGAAAGCGTGATTCGTTTCAAACTAAACGAAGGTAAGATTCGTTTTGAAGATATGGTGCGCGGTACAGTAGAATTTGATGCCGCTAACCTTGGTGGTGACCCTGTTATTATCCGTAGTAACGGTGTTCCGATCTTTGCCTTTGGTGGCGCGGTTGATGATATCAACCAAGAAATCTCTCACGTGATTCGTGGGGAAGACCACGTAACCAATACTGCGATTCAGGTTCAGATTTTTGAAGCTCTTGGCGGTAACGTGCCAACGTTTGCGCATATGCCAATGCTGGCTGCTGAAGATGGCAGCAAGCTTTCTAAGCGTCTTGATAGTTTTTCACTGAAAGAAATGCGTGAAGACGGTTACCACCCACTCGCGATTTTGAACTACATTGCAAGCCTTGGCTTCTCTGAAATGCCAAAAGCATCTTCAGTACAGGAACTTGCTGAGCAAATTGATATTAGCAAAATGGGCCGCTCAACAGTGCGCCTAGATGTTTCTCAACTGAAGAAAGCGAATGCAAACATTCTGCATGAGCTGCCATACGAAGGTGCAAAAGGTTTCCTTGAAAATGTAGATGCTTGGAAACTTGTGCCAGATGCTCAGAAAGAGTCTTTCTGGATGATGGTGCGTGGTAACATTGAAAGCTTTGATGAAGTTGCACCAATGGTTGAAATTTGTTTTTCTGCTGACATGTCATCTCCTGAGCTTGAAGCGGATGATAAAAGTTATATTGAAGCAGCAGTTGAATGTTTGCCTGCTTCACCATATACAGAAGCGACCTGGCAAGAATGGACAGGTGTTTTGAAAGAGAAGACAGGCCGTAAGGGTAAAGCACTCTTTATGCCACTTCGTCTTGCGCTTACAGGTATGAGCCACGGCCCAGAGCTTGCTGGCCTTATGCCAATGATGGGCGAAGAATTGACTAAAAAACGTTTAGAAAGCGCTGCAAAAGGAGCGTAAGAAAAAGATATGAACACACATACATACAAACAAACTTTACCCCTTAAATTTTACAACACGCTAAAGCGTGAAAAAGAGGAATTTAAACCTCTTGTGAATGGTCAGGTGGGTATGTATGTGTGTGGTGTTACGCCTTACGATCATAGCCATGTGGGCCATGCGCGTGTGTATGTCGTATTTGATACACTGTACCGCTTCCTAAAGGCTGGTGGCTGGAAAGCAACTTACGTTCGTAACTTTACAGATGTAGACGATAAAATTATCGCGCGTGCTGCTGAGACAGGTGAAGATCCACTAAATCTTTCTAAGCGCTTTATTGAATCTTTTAAAGAAGACATGAAAGCCCTTAACGTACTGACACCAGATCATGAACCTCAGGTGAGTACACATATGCCTGAGATTATGGAAATGATTGGTGGGCTTGTTGAAAAGGATGCCGCTTACGTCACTAAGTCTGGTGATGTGATGTTCCGTGTTCCTGCTTTTGAAGGGTACGGAAAGCTTTCTGGTAAGAATGTTGAAGACCTGCAAGCTGGTGCACGTGTTGATGTGAACGAGGAAAAAGAAAATCCTGCTGACTTTGCACTTTGGAAAGCTGCTAAACCTGGTGAACCAAGCTGGGAAAGCCCATGGGGCGCAGGCCGTCCGGGGTGGCACATTGAATGTAGTGCCATGAGCAGTAAGTACCTTGGTAAAACATTTGATATTCACGCTGGTGGTGAGGACCTTCAGTTCCCGCACCATGAAAATGAAATTGCGCAAAGTGAAGCCTGCAATGGATGCCAGTACGTTACAACATGGCTGCATAACGCTTTTATTACGGTTGATGGCAAGAAGATGAGTAAATCTCTTGGTAACTTTACAACCATTAAAAATGTGCTTGAAAACTACCATGGTGAAGCGATGCGTCTGTTTATTCTAACAGCACACTACCGTAAACCTGTAGACTTTAGTGATGATGCTCTGGTTGCTGCAACAAAAGCTCTAGAGAAGTTTTACCGTGGCCTTTACAAGTCTATGCACCTTGAGATGGATAGCTCAAACTTTAATGAAGACATTTTGAGTGAGTTTTACGACTGCCTTGCAGATGACTTGAACACGCCGCAAGCCATTGCGATGATGCACCAAGCGCTGAAGAGTTTGAATAACAATCTTGATGCAGGCCAAAACGAGCATGCAGCACGCGATCGTGCGACGCTTCTGCATATGGGGCATGTTGTTGGTACGCTTTACCAAGATCCTAAAACGTATCTAGAAGGGAAGCCAACAAGTCTTTCAAGTGATCTCAGCGATGAAGATATTGCTGCGATGATTTCTGAGCGTAATGAAGCACGTAACAGTAAAAACTTTGCGCGCTCTGATGAGATTCGTGATGAGTTGATGGCGAAGGGTATTATGATTGAAGACAGTGCGACAGGTACAAGCTGGAGACGTGGCTAATGACGGCTGAAGTTTACAAAAACATTGCTGAGCGCCGTAGCGTAACAAAGGTTCTTGATACGCCTGTTGAGCGTGATGTGATTGAACGTATTCTCACGGCAGCTTGTTGGGCTCCAAGCCATTACAGAAC
The nucleotide sequence above comes from Pseudomonadota bacterium. Encoded proteins:
- a CDS encoding serine protease produces the protein MKYLMLLSIPLFSSSLWASECVSDNALKERMVLIEKYSRGKGSGVLYGGTTVLTNRHVIEDVEIPWVWIPTLQKSIRADVIYQAEPLEADFAILKLRERVPSTSIIPLSSNPEKGEELRTAGFPFGQKHKLSTIAGKYQQRAKTKGMTHPDAMLTL
- a CDS encoding sulfite exporter TauE/SafE family protein, with the translated sequence MEAIFQFSGLELTLMAFASFIGSFTSASFGFGGGILLMLVFPYFMPITLAVPVHAFVQLASNTGRCYLLRSRIKFKPALLFGMGSLAGALLPAAFILEIPEKLLSMILVLFIIIILWIPIPPVSERLGHKLLPSAGFASGFTGMFIGASGFFINVILRTFRWDRRNYTATAAFGMMMNHITKIIGFMAAGVILTPYIPFIVLMSLIGFAGTWCGRHLVLEKLSNERFYSIMKFVLTLLALHLALKAFGVLT
- a CDS encoding peptidylprolyl isomerase, which gives rise to MNFKSALFATTFLALSLSACGGESGTVIARVNSDKITQEEVDAQLQGVPAELIEQQGEELKARVLNNLVEQSLLIQAAKKEGIEADASFKEQMDEVRKQLLTRMVLQKKVDQAANDDALMALYDLEKEKYAQPQLKARHILVKTEDEAKSLIKKLEGGADFAKLAKENSTGPTKDRGGDLGWFRPADMVPEFSNAVKDMTKGEFGKTPIQTQFGWHVVMLEDTKAPEAPTFDELKPILKQRVTQVTIEGYLNELRQKADITLVE
- a CDS encoding peptidoglycan DD-metalloendopeptidase family protein produces the protein MRALTFRTIYCFLFLIVGSTLGVLGLARDDGRGFSLPMVSANPETLKEELARLKRENAMADEQLKVFAEEIGVMQSKVDRYDMIGEKLFNDEEIGDMLEDHVHEIEGQGSAEKPEIDKNVSLQELTEQFAQLKHRTEDLDGVMNDALELVNKSYLNRASKPNVWPVISDRTRLTSAYGYRSDPFSGKKKWHSGVDIGGGWNVPVVASGEGIVTFAGYRFAYGQMVEVMHPGGFVTRYGHLNKTVAKNGQKVKAGDTVGLMGSSGRSTGPHLHFEVLVGGVKVNPYAFIKDDRIRMRRYAANLKAMKSSSKIASADVLQN
- the secA gene encoding preprotein translocase subunit SecA, whose translation is MSFSKVLGLHKIFGTRNDRYIKSLMPTVERINALEEEMMGLNDESLKAKTTEFKERLEKGEVLDSLLPEAFAVVREAAKRALGLRAFDVQLMGGMILHRGNISEMKTGEGKTLVATFPAYLNALTGQSVHVVTVNDYLAKRDSEWMAQVFNFLGMTVSALTNDLPQDKRKDAYACDIVYATNNELGFDYLRDNMSFTAEQQVQRDLGFAIVDEVDSILIDEARTPLIISGPTDDKTGLYMVMNSLVPNLKAGDHYEVDEKSKSVALSDAGIDAAEEILKEQGLMEKEDNLYDMQHVMLVHHLTQSLKAHATLRRDVDYIIHQDQVVLIDEFTGRMTPGRRLSEGLHQALEAKEGVQIQNENQTMASITFQNYFRLYGKIGGMTGTAETEAEEFESIYGMGVIVVPTNITVSRKDEADIIYRTAEAKIKAAVNDIKACAEKGQPVLVGTSSIEKSEILSEFLKKERVQHEVLNARHHEREAEIIAQAGRLGAVTIATNMAGRGTDIKLGGNLDLLLEGVEGDAERKKVEEKYEQEKAKVIELGGLRVIGTERNESRRIDNQLRGRSGRQGDAGSSVFYISLQDDLMRIFSKNLDGMMARLDMPEDEAIQSRLVSAAIETAQRKIEGRNFEVRKSLLKFDNVLNDQRKTVYEHRNDIIRDEDLSDVIEAYRLEAHQMTHANTFVGNYAEQWNVESYKDALLRYFDVKPDVDKMVEGGKSPEAIFEDVQKHIEEVWKQKNERLGAEVMRKMEKGILLQALDMQWKDHLQRLDYLKQGIHLRGYGQKDPLNEFKKEAFGMFSDLLDRVRDETVMITSRVDIRQEDQAEFLEQDMAEAVVSDDSHVDFSKMDIPRNAPCPCGSGKKFKHCHGAVEAKSSEVA
- the gltX gene encoding glutamate--tRNA ligase, giving the protein MTVRVRFAPSPTGKLHVGNIRTALMNALYAKRHGGAFVLRFEDTDFEREVRGAEDQMLDDMAWLGMSPDEGPHKDGGFGPYHTMERAKRGDYEKALQKLFADGRAYECFVSKDELDLMRKIQTSQGKPPHYDNRHRDLSEEEKEAFRAEGRESVIRFKLNEGKIRFEDMVRGTVEFDAANLGGDPVIIRSNGVPIFAFGGAVDDINQEISHVIRGEDHVTNTAIQVQIFEALGGNVPTFAHMPMLAAEDGSKLSKRLDSFSLKEMREDGYHPLAILNYIASLGFSEMPKASSVQELAEQIDISKMGRSTVRLDVSQLKKANANILHELPYEGAKGFLENVDAWKLVPDAQKESFWMMVRGNIESFDEVAPMVEICFSADMSSPELEADDKSYIEAAVECLPASPYTEATWQEWTGVLKEKTGRKGKALFMPLRLALTGMSHGPELAGLMPMMGEELTKKRLESAAKGA
- the cysS gene encoding cysteine--tRNA ligase, whose product is MNTHTYKQTLPLKFYNTLKREKEEFKPLVNGQVGMYVCGVTPYDHSHVGHARVYVVFDTLYRFLKAGGWKATYVRNFTDVDDKIIARAAETGEDPLNLSKRFIESFKEDMKALNVLTPDHEPQVSTHMPEIMEMIGGLVEKDAAYVTKSGDVMFRVPAFEGYGKLSGKNVEDLQAGARVDVNEEKENPADFALWKAAKPGEPSWESPWGAGRPGWHIECSAMSSKYLGKTFDIHAGGEDLQFPHHENEIAQSEACNGCQYVTTWLHNAFITVDGKKMSKSLGNFTTIKNVLENYHGEAMRLFILTAHYRKPVDFSDDALVAATKALEKFYRGLYKSMHLEMDSSNFNEDILSEFYDCLADDLNTPQAIAMMHQALKSLNNNLDAGQNEHAARDRATLLHMGHVVGTLYQDPKTYLEGKPTSLSSDLSDEDIAAMISERNEARNSKNFARSDEIRDELMAKGIMIEDSATGTSWRRG